The sequence TTGTGTCAGTATTCATGTTCGTTGGTCTCCTTTCAACCGTCCGGGTCACGGGCGCGTTCACCCCGAGTCGACAGGGAGACTCCGACTCTTGGACCCGGCCTTCACCGATATGAGATTGTGGTCTTGCCTCGCACTCGTACCCGCATGGCAGGACGAGCAAAGGCCCGGGGAGGTTCCCTGGACTGGTCTGCGCGTTCGTGTCGTGATGGGCGCTTCGCGCGTCTTCACCGCATGCCCGCGCTGCGACGCTTGTGCGCCGCATGGCTCATCGCTGGCAGCGTGGACAGTAGAAACCCGACACGTCTCGCACCCTGCTCCTACGCACGACGCCCCCGCAGGTCGTGCAGGGCTGACCCGCGCGACCGTGCACCGAATGCAGCCCCCCGAACCTGCCTGGCGCCCCCTCGATCAGGGGACACAGCGCATCGGACGTTCCGCCGAAGCGG is a genomic window of Pseudomonadota bacterium containing:
- a CDS encoding DNA-formamidopyrimidine glycosylase, which codes for IAGISEACADEILHASRVRPSRSVSTLSEDEARALYYAIIEVLQKAVRFGGTSDALCPLIEGAPGRFGGLHSVHGRAGQPCTTCGGVVRRSRVRDVSGFYCPRCQR